DNA from Fusarium falciforme chromosome 7, complete sequence:
CGACGTCATCCAAAGTGATTATATAGATCTGGTGGAATTGACTTTAGTAGGTTCCTCTTATCTTTCCCTGTTGCTCCATCTCTTCGTCCCATCGCTCTCACCATCTCTGTTCTGTCACACAAGTTATACATCATGAAGGCTCTCAAGTCCAACAGAAGCATTGTCACGCGACTCCTCAATGCCGCCACCAACAAGAGCCACTGCGGCATGGGTGGCCGGGTCCAGGACAACGTGCCTGTTCCCACCATCACAAGCAATGAGATTCTCGTCAAAGTCAAGGCTGTCGCCCTGAACCCCACCGACTTCAAGCATCTCGACATTATTTCACCTCCCGGATCAACCATTGGCTGCGATTACGCGGGTGTGGTTGACAAAGTCGGCGACGCAGCCGGTGCGACGTGGAAGGTTGGAGACCGCGTTGCCGGCGCAGTCCATGGCGGCCTCTTCCCCGACAAGGGAGCATTTGCCGAGTACCTCAAGGTCGAGTCCGACCTGGCCTGGAAAGTCCCAGACAACGTCAGTGATACCGACGCAGCCACATACGGAGTCTCAGCTGTGACAGCGATGTTGAACTTGAACGTGCGCCACGGGCTCCCCTTCATCGACGGAAAGTCTGCAGCTCCGAGAAACGAGACCATCTTTATCTACGCCGGATCAACCAGTGCCGGCCTATACCATATCCAGCTCGCAAAGGCGGCCGGATGCACTGTCGTGACGACGGCCTCACCGCATTCCTTCGACCTGGTCAAGAAGTACGGCGCTGATGCAGTATACGACTACAGATCACCCACGGTGATCGAAGAGATCGTCAAGGATTATCCTGACATGTCAAAAGCCGTCGATTGCTTCTCCGAGGGAAAGTCAACGACGGTCTGCGCCGAGGTTATCAAGAAAAAGGGCGGGAAGGTCATCACCCTGCTACCCAACGGCAAGTCCAAGTTGCCAAACGTCACATACGACCTGGTGATGGCGTATACGGCTCTCGGTCACCCTTTCCAGTGGCTGCCACCCATTGGCCCCAAGTTCGAGGTTCAGCCGGCAGACAGAGAAGGCCTGGTCCGTTTCTACACTGCCCTACCGCAATCATTGCACATTGTGAAGCCGATCCCTACTATTGAAGAGAAGGCTGGCTTTGATGGAATACTCGAGGGTCTGGACAAACTCCGAGGGGGCAAGGTTTCGGGAGGCAAGCTGGTGGTCAGATTTGGGGAGAAGTGATGGAGGCGTAGCTGTGGCTTGCAACTGTCGACCTCAGGAATACTGCTCTGTTTGAGTACAGAGGGTTATATGTAATAATCTGTAATTTGATGTAATTTAGGCTGCTATTTATCATTATGTCATTTTTCAAAGAGGCAATCATCCGTATCGACAAACAAGCGAGTGAGGAACGTGCTTTGGCCGACGGGGAGTGCTCTTGGCTGGGATATATTGCTGCTCTTCACCACGTCGTGAAATCACCTTGTCGGATATGAGTCAAGGCCCACGTATGCAGACATGGGAACGAATACGCTCATACCGTTTATGACATCCTGTGGTTCATTTTCAGTGGGCAAGAAAGCAACTCACGTCCGACTTCTTTGCCGTAGCAAAATAACTATTAGAACTTTATCATGCCAGAAATCCCGTCACTGTCTCCCAGTGCCAATAGTTTACCATCTGGTGAAAAGGCAAGTTTCGTGACTGCGTTGCGAATATATTGCCGCCTTAATTTAAATGTGCCGGAGTCATTCAGATCCCATACAACGAGTCTGTTCGTCTTGCAGCTCGCGACAAGTGTTCGGGAATCTGGTGAGAACGCGACGGCCCGCACGGTGCTAGGAGCACCCAGCGAAGAACTCAGCTTCCAACTCCCCCCTGGCATTATTTCAAAGACCACGAAGCCTGAACCGAAGAATGATTGGGCCGCAAACCAACGACAATCCGAAGAAAAGCCCGCCACAGCAGCGAGCTGGTACGCTGGCGGCAAAGTGTGACGAACCAACATCCCGCCAGGCGCCTGGGACTTGAAGAAATGATTGCCATTGGCCCTTCTGAACCGAACCCCTGCATACTGCTCACCATCTTCTGACCAAAAAAGCCCGCGATTGGCATCGTAGTGTTCTTGGAATATCTCATATCCCCCCTGCGAGTTGGCGTCCCAGATGGTGATCCTTTGCTTTTCAGACTTTGGCTCAACCCAAGCGATGATTATTCGTCGGCCATCCTTCACTATCTTATCCCTCCTGATGGTGTTACTGTTAGAGACGTAATGGCTCATGACGGGTTCAAAATAGCCTCGTCCACCAAGCGTACAAGCCACAGCAATTAATTGCTCGTTCGTTTGCCCTGACCAGTCCTGTCCTAAGAATAGTACCAAACGGTTGCTAtcagaagaaaaagagatcGAGGTCGGCAAGCGGGAATGAGCCGCTTTTAGGCAGTGGCTTTTTCGGAAAAGCTCTTGTTCGTCGATGCTCCAGAGTTGAAGTCGCGTTCCGTATTCCCGCCCATGAATAGACGCAAACCATTTTCCGTCTGGTGAGAAAGAAAGGCACGTAACGGGCCCCGGGTAACTGAATTCCGCAGGTTGTACAGGGCTGTTATCGG
Protein-coding regions in this window:
- a CDS encoding PKS-ER domain-containing protein, with the translated sequence MKALKSNRSIVTRLLNAATNKSHCGMGGRVQDNVPVPTITSNEILVKVKAVALNPTDFKHLDIISPPGSTIGCDYAGVVDKVGDAAGATWKVGDRVAGAVHGGLFPDKGAFAEYLKVESDLAWKVPDNVSDTDAATYGVSAVTAMLNLNVRHGLPFIDGKSAAPRNETIFIYAGSTSAGLYHIQLAKAAGCTVVTTASPHSFDLVKKYGADAVYDYRSPTVIEEIVKDYPDMSKAVDCFSEGKSTTVCAEVIKKKGGKVITLLPNGKSKLPNVTYDLVMAYTALGHPFQWLPPIGPKFEVQPADREGLVRFYTALPQSLHIVKPIPTIEEKAGFDGILEGLDKLRGGKVSGGKLVVRFGEK